A window of the Chitinispirillales bacterium ANBcel5 genome harbors these coding sequences:
- a CDS encoding carbohydrate kinase family protein yields MISMEKTAKVSVAGHVCLDITPKITNHGAVSDILSPGKLISVDDASVTAGGVVGNTGLALNALGIDTNIQCKVGNDQFGAVTKSFFEQQGTDNHIKITDEAKSSFTIALSVPGADRILIHNCGANDTFGSDDIDYSTVKKSALFHFGYPTLMRKMRHNEGEEVRRVFKKIREYQIPVSMDLTLPEPQSESGTFDWDGFLQKTLPLVDIFTPSFEEILFMLNKTAYSKFRAAQFKSDPLENLDISVLRDLGNKIIKYGSAVALIKCGIKGLYIKTADLARLKNTPFELFHSPNWGSRELFCESYRVQEFVCATGAGDSCIAGFIAALLNGRSIEKALKIAASTGAKSLGSVDSFSSLGSFEQVEAYAEKTSTQDTFCAGGSWSYDKINRIWTIR; encoded by the coding sequence ATGATCAGTATGGAAAAAACAGCTAAAGTTAGTGTCGCAGGTCATGTGTGCCTGGATATCACCCCCAAGATCACTAATCACGGCGCGGTGAGTGATATCTTATCACCAGGAAAACTTATTTCCGTAGATGATGCATCAGTGACTGCCGGTGGTGTAGTTGGCAACACCGGTCTTGCTCTAAACGCCTTAGGTATTGATACAAATATCCAGTGCAAAGTGGGTAATGATCAGTTTGGAGCAGTAACAAAAAGTTTTTTTGAACAGCAGGGCACAGATAACCATATAAAAATCACCGATGAAGCAAAAAGTTCATTTACCATAGCCCTGTCCGTTCCCGGAGCGGACAGGATATTGATACACAATTGCGGGGCTAATGATACCTTTGGCAGCGATGACATCGATTATTCAACAGTTAAAAAAAGCGCACTGTTTCATTTTGGCTATCCTACCCTTATGCGCAAAATGCGCCACAATGAGGGAGAGGAAGTGCGGAGGGTGTTTAAAAAGATCAGAGAATACCAAATACCGGTCTCCATGGATCTGACACTCCCTGAGCCACAGAGTGAATCAGGTACTTTTGACTGGGATGGCTTTCTTCAAAAAACACTTCCGTTGGTGGATATATTCACCCCCAGTTTTGAAGAGATTCTCTTTATGTTGAATAAAACAGCGTACAGCAAATTTAGAGCTGCCCAATTTAAAAGTGATCCTTTGGAAAACCTGGATATTTCTGTTTTAAGAGACTTGGGCAATAAAATAATCAAATACGGTTCAGCCGTTGCCCTGATCAAGTGTGGAATAAAGGGGCTGTATATAAAGACTGCTGATTTGGCCCGTTTAAAAAATACTCCGTTTGAACTGTTTCATTCTCCAAACTGGGGTTCAAGAGAGCTGTTTTGTGAAAGTTACAGGGTTCAGGAGTTTGTTTGTGCAACAGGGGCCGGAGACAGCTGTATTGCAGGATTTATTGCCGCACTACTAAATGGAAGGAGCATTGAAAAGGCGCTGAAAATAGCAGCTTCAACCGGAGCAAAAAGCCTTGGAAGCGTAGATAGTTTTAGTAGTCTTGGCAGCTTTGAGCAGGTGGAAGCATATGCAGAAAAAACTTCGACTCAGGATACCTTTTGTGCCGGAGGGAGCTGGAGCTATGATAAGATAAACAGGATCTGGACCATACGCTAA
- a CDS encoding 2-hydroxyacid dehydrogenase, whose amino-acid sequence MGTIKVAFYDAKPYDQKSFNKVNERYGFDIHYFPTHLNEESVALAAGFDTVCVFVNDTVNAKVIDKLKENGTKLIALRSAGYNNIDLHHTYGKMHVVRVPAYSPHAVAEHAVALMLSLNRKTHKAYFRTRDNNFAINGLLGFDMHEKTAGIIGTGKIGKVAAQILRGFGMNVLAFDVYPDKQFASENQVEYTDLDDLYKRSDIISLHCPLTPENVYMINDDSIRKMKDNVMIINTGRGKLINTQDLIKGLKSKKIGSAGLDVYEEESEYFFEDFSGEAISDDVLARLLTFPNVLITSHQAFFTKEALESIAVTTLNNIRRYHQEHQLPNEICYQCNEGKCTRKESGRCF is encoded by the coding sequence ATGGGAACTATCAAAGTAGCCTTTTACGATGCCAAACCTTACGATCAAAAATCTTTTAACAAGGTAAATGAGCGCTACGGATTCGACATTCACTACTTCCCCACCCACCTGAATGAAGAGTCTGTTGCCCTTGCTGCCGGATTTGACACCGTGTGCGTGTTTGTGAATGATACAGTTAATGCAAAAGTTATCGATAAATTAAAAGAAAATGGCACCAAACTCATTGCACTACGTTCTGCAGGCTACAATAACATCGACCTTCATCACACGTATGGGAAAATGCATGTAGTTCGGGTTCCTGCGTATTCACCCCATGCAGTGGCTGAACATGCTGTTGCACTGATGCTATCATTAAACAGAAAAACCCACAAAGCTTATTTCAGAACAAGAGACAACAACTTTGCAATAAACGGCCTGCTGGGTTTTGATATGCATGAGAAAACAGCCGGGATAATCGGAACCGGAAAAATCGGTAAAGTTGCCGCCCAGATATTAAGAGGCTTTGGAATGAATGTTTTAGCGTTTGATGTGTACCCGGATAAACAATTTGCTTCAGAAAATCAGGTCGAATATACCGATCTTGATGATCTCTATAAACGAAGTGATATTATATCCCTGCACTGCCCCCTGACGCCCGAAAACGTCTATATGATAAATGATGACAGCATTAGAAAAATGAAAGATAATGTGATGATCATTAACACCGGGCGGGGCAAACTTATAAACACTCAGGATCTCATTAAGGGTTTGAAATCTAAAAAAATCGGCTCAGCAGGTCTCGATGTCTATGAAGAGGAAAGTGAGTACTTCTTTGAGGATTTCTCCGGAGAGGCAATAAGCGACGATGTTCTGGCAAGGCTTTTAACCTTCCCTAATGTGTTGATTACTTCACACCAGGCATTCTTTACCAAAGAAGCTCTTGAGAGTATCGCGGTCACTACACTCAATAATATAAGACGCTACCACCAGGAGCACCAATTACCCAATGAAATCTGTTACCAATGCAATGAAGGCAAGTGTACCCGTAAAGAAAGCGGCCGCTGCTTCTGA
- a CDS encoding cysteine desulfurase family protein, which yields MIYFDHNSTTPLDPEVGEVINEANQRFWGNPSSLHSCGRAAFGELERARERLAAIINASAEEIVFTSGGTESNNLAVLGSMDHNSQGCFVHSQIEHPSVISIATQLKKQGRQCHSVSVDSRGVIVTEELLAKKASQPSLVSVMAANNEIGTLQPVKEIAEMFADSDILVHSDAVQAFGKIALDVNTIPLDLMSLSSHKLNGPKGVGALYVRKGVRLVPRFFGGHQEREIRPGTENLPLILGFVRAAELSCGRMERNSEYLFELTEYLFNKLSDQIEGVLRNGDAEKRLPGTLNVTFKNIDAQVMIAALDQEGVCISGGSACQSGAIDPSKVLLAMGRRYQEAACSVRFSLSSLNTREEVDYCVEAVVKIVKRVRGLN from the coding sequence ATGATCTACTTTGACCATAATTCAACAACACCTCTGGATCCGGAAGTAGGAGAGGTAATAAATGAAGCCAATCAGCGTTTTTGGGGCAACCCTTCTTCACTGCACAGCTGTGGACGTGCTGCTTTTGGTGAGCTTGAAAGGGCACGGGAGCGGTTGGCCGCTATAATAAATGCTTCTGCTGAGGAGATTGTTTTTACCTCGGGTGGTACCGAATCCAATAATCTTGCAGTGCTAGGGAGTATGGACCACAATAGCCAGGGGTGTTTTGTTCATTCACAAATCGAGCATCCATCAGTTATAAGCATTGCAACTCAGTTAAAGAAACAGGGCAGGCAATGCCATTCTGTTTCGGTTGATAGTAGGGGTGTGATTGTTACAGAAGAGTTGTTAGCCAAAAAGGCTTCTCAACCATCACTTGTTTCGGTAATGGCCGCAAATAATGAAATCGGTACCTTACAGCCCGTTAAGGAAATAGCTGAAATGTTTGCTGACAGCGACATCCTTGTTCATAGCGATGCAGTACAGGCGTTTGGAAAGATTGCTCTGGATGTAAATACTATTCCATTGGATTTGATGTCTTTATCCTCTCATAAACTAAATGGCCCCAAAGGGGTTGGTGCGTTGTATGTTCGTAAAGGTGTTAGGTTGGTCCCCAGGTTTTTTGGAGGGCACCAGGAAAGAGAAATACGGCCCGGAACTGAGAACCTGCCACTAATCCTTGGTTTTGTAAGAGCTGCTGAGTTGAGTTGTGGGAGGATGGAGCGAAACTCAGAGTATCTTTTTGAACTCACTGAGTACTTATTCAATAAGCTCAGCGATCAGATTGAAGGGGTATTGCGCAACGGTGATGCAGAGAAGAGGTTGCCGGGAACATTGAATGTAACCTTCAAAAACATTGATGCTCAGGTTATGATTGCCGCCTTGGATCAGGAGGGGGTGTGTATTTCTGGTGGTTCAGCGTGCCAGTCCGGAGCAATCGATCCTTCAAAAGTTTTGCTGGCAATGGGAAGGCGTTATCAGGAGGCGGCATGTTCTGTTCGTTTTTCTTTGAGCAGTCTAAATACCAGAGAAGAAGTTGATTACTGTGTAGAAGCTGTGGTAAAAATTGTAAAAAGGGTGAGGGGTTTAAATTAG
- the uvsE gene encoding UV DNA damage repair endonuclease UvsE has protein sequence MIRLGYACINTSLPTSSRSFRLANYTEERMIEVSGKNISALMNILQWNLKRGIMVFRISSGLIPLGSHPVNSGAWKAVLKKELEDIGTFVKENGMRVSMHPGQYTVLNTPNETTYKNTLLDLQYHTSVLECMGLDCNHVLVLHGGGVYGDKEKSKALLIERIVDLPAEIRSRLVLENDERNYSAGEILEVCNRVELRGVFDVFHHQIFPEKTDDSLRDIILQFAETWTGDGRQKIHYSNQDPDKSRGAHSVGIDVNEFKRFYSEIKDLDFDVMLETKDKEKSVASLRESLPELR, from the coding sequence ATGATCAGACTTGGCTACGCATGCATTAACACTTCACTTCCTACTTCAAGCAGGAGCTTCAGGCTCGCAAATTACACCGAAGAGCGTATGATTGAAGTATCGGGTAAAAATATCTCTGCCCTGATGAACATTCTTCAGTGGAATTTGAAAAGAGGGATAATGGTGTTTCGTATCTCTTCGGGGCTTATACCCCTGGGTTCGCACCCTGTTAATTCAGGTGCCTGGAAAGCTGTTTTAAAAAAGGAGCTGGAGGATATTGGTACATTTGTGAAAGAAAACGGTATGCGTGTTTCGATGCATCCGGGGCAATATACTGTTCTAAATACCCCAAATGAGACTACCTATAAAAATACCCTCCTTGATCTTCAGTATCATACTTCGGTACTGGAATGTATGGGGCTTGACTGTAACCATGTCCTGGTTCTTCATGGCGGAGGGGTATATGGGGATAAGGAAAAGTCCAAAGCCCTTTTGATTGAAAGGATTGTTGACCTTCCGGCTGAGATTCGCTCGCGCCTGGTGCTTGAAAATGATGAACGAAACTACAGTGCAGGGGAAATTCTTGAAGTCTGTAATCGCGTTGAATTGCGCGGAGTATTTGATGTTTTCCATCACCAAATATTTCCCGAAAAAACCGATGACTCTCTGCGGGATATTATTTTGCAATTCGCCGAAACCTGGACCGGAGATGGCAGGCAAAAGATACATTATTCAAATCAGGACCCGGATAAAAGCAGGGGGGCGCACTCGGTAGGCATAGATGTTAACGAGTTCAAAAGGTTCTATTCTGAGATCAAGGATCTGGATTTTGATGTCATGCTTGAAACCAAGGATAAGGAGAAGTCGGTAGCCAGCTTGAGAGAATCATTGCCGGAGTTAAGGTAA
- a CDS encoding radical SAM protein has translation MGSEIVMPDIEEFGFQWHITNSCNQRCRHCYQDKFSNSSDFELHHLKRIADRIFLSLRNIPVTVNVTGGEPLLHRDLFPLLRHLATYNNLKELNLITNALEIDEAILRELKKNGALSAIKISLESHDSSINDSIRGKGHFEAVLNSIELLQSAGLQVVLMVTLGAWNWNSVSGLLQLARQKGVKGVIFERFVPLGNGLHIADGILNANHWLEIRKTIISENDLGISPEELLPYRAFFIDTQETENIGGEIGAALCNLGPQSMALMPDGTVYPCRRLPIPVGVLPSDSFPKVLKDLSKYSPLRLMPKLTKGGCGDCALLDCMGCRAQALSHSGTVYGDDPQCDKILKHEEKKFV, from the coding sequence ATGGGTTCAGAAATTGTAATGCCGGATATAGAAGAGTTTGGATTTCAGTGGCATATTACAAACAGTTGTAATCAGCGTTGCAGACATTGTTATCAGGATAAGTTTAGTAATAGCAGTGACTTTGAACTCCATCACTTAAAAAGAATCGCAGACCGGATATTTTTGTCCTTACGTAACATTCCGGTAACGGTTAATGTTACCGGGGGAGAGCCTTTGCTTCATAGAGACCTTTTCCCCCTGCTCCGCCATCTTGCCACTTATAATAATCTTAAAGAACTCAACCTGATCACCAATGCTTTAGAGATAGATGAGGCGATTTTAAGAGAGTTAAAAAAGAATGGTGCACTATCCGCAATTAAAATATCTCTTGAATCTCATGACTCATCGATTAATGATTCAATCAGAGGTAAGGGGCACTTTGAAGCAGTTCTTAATTCTATAGAACTGCTTCAAAGTGCTGGGTTACAAGTAGTTCTTATGGTTACCCTGGGAGCCTGGAACTGGAATTCTGTGTCCGGTTTATTGCAACTGGCACGCCAAAAGGGAGTAAAAGGGGTAATATTCGAAAGATTTGTACCTCTTGGTAATGGCTTACATATAGCCGATGGGATTCTGAATGCTAATCATTGGTTGGAGATCAGGAAGACCATTATATCTGAAAACGATTTAGGTATCTCTCCTGAAGAACTGCTACCCTACAGAGCCTTTTTCATAGATACACAGGAAACAGAAAATATTGGTGGTGAAATTGGTGCAGCTTTATGTAACCTTGGTCCTCAGAGCATGGCACTTATGCCCGATGGCACAGTCTATCCCTGCAGGCGTCTTCCCATTCCGGTTGGTGTACTTCCCTCTGACTCGTTTCCAAAGGTGTTAAAAGATTTGAGCAAATATTCACCTTTGAGGCTTATGCCAAAGCTCACTAAGGGCGGGTGTGGCGATTGTGCACTACTGGATTGTATGGGGTGCAGGGCTCAGGCATTATCCCATAGTGGTACAGTCTATGGTGATGACCCGCAATGTGATAAGATACTTAAACACGAAGAAAAGAAATTTGTATGA
- a CDS encoding TraB/GumN family protein, translating to MNISLILIVTLFLLSCSPVLKTDPSSIDTKTKDSTAQEDITPSPAKGSLCEEGARQKLWRIDGDSSTVYMFGSIHFGIPAFYPFSDEINQAFEKSQYLVVEINSQKEGIGSEMAELMKAGYLSEGETLEQKLSPEVYNQLEETLSAMGVPIAPFLHFRPWMMAVTLSVLQIQSLGYSPEMGVESYFFRKSDDKEILELESAEYQMKLLSMLDGEDFLSYTILSGESAKQQMQALSTAWACGDSVSLASIVLKDYSEHIPGYEQIYEEMFKKRNHAMARRISELAQNKGVYFVVVGAGHFLGEDSIISILAENGWVVKSL from the coding sequence GTGAATATATCTTTGATTTTAATTGTAACACTCTTTTTGCTTTCTTGTAGTCCGGTTCTTAAAACAGATCCTTCTTCAATTGATACGAAAACTAAAGACAGCACTGCTCAGGAAGATATAACACCTTCACCTGCTAAGGGAAGTTTATGTGAAGAGGGGGCCAGGCAGAAACTCTGGAGAATAGATGGGGATAGTTCCACTGTTTATATGTTTGGTTCTATCCACTTTGGGATTCCTGCTTTTTATCCTTTTTCTGATGAAATCAACCAGGCTTTTGAAAAATCGCAGTACCTTGTAGTAGAGATTAACTCCCAAAAGGAGGGGATTGGCTCTGAGATGGCTGAGCTTATGAAGGCTGGTTATCTGAGTGAGGGAGAAACTCTTGAACAAAAACTATCACCAGAAGTATATAACCAACTCGAAGAAACCCTTAGCGCGATGGGAGTTCCGATTGCCCCGTTTCTGCACTTCAGGCCCTGGATGATGGCTGTGACACTAAGTGTTCTTCAGATACAGTCTCTTGGTTATAGTCCTGAAATGGGAGTTGAAAGCTACTTCTTTAGAAAAAGTGATGACAAAGAGATCCTTGAGCTGGAAAGTGCAGAATATCAGATGAAACTTTTGAGTATGCTTGATGGGGAAGATTTCCTATCCTATACCATACTCTCAGGTGAATCGGCTAAGCAGCAGATGCAGGCTCTCTCCACTGCCTGGGCTTGTGGTGACAGCGTTTCACTTGCAAGCATTGTCCTTAAAGATTACTCTGAACATATACCAGGGTATGAACAAATATATGAGGAGATGTTTAAAAAAAGAAATCATGCCATGGCCAGGAGAATCTCTGAACTGGCTCAGAATAAAGGGGTTTATTTCGTAGTTGTGGGTGCGGGACATTTTTTGGGTGAAGATAGTATCATCTCTATCCTTGCTGAAAACGGCTGGGTTGTGAAAAGCCTTTAA
- the queF gene encoding preQ(1) synthase — protein MFFKDVIQLEQALEKDLLPPIETFPCPYDSSATKSGVIRIVFPEFTCVCPKTGYPDFAAITLYYLPDKLCLELKAWKLYLNSFRMVGTFHETVTHHLFETLKTTLLPKWLLVTGDFLPRGNVDTTVVFETLGERPAGADLIIKPLSPHCREMN, from the coding sequence ATGTTTTTTAAAGATGTAATTCAATTAGAACAGGCGCTTGAAAAAGATCTTCTACCACCAATCGAAACATTTCCCTGCCCCTACGATTCATCAGCTACAAAAAGTGGTGTGATAAGAATCGTTTTTCCGGAATTCACCTGTGTATGTCCCAAAACCGGTTATCCTGACTTTGCTGCTATCACACTATACTATTTACCAGACAAGCTCTGTCTTGAGCTCAAAGCCTGGAAACTTTATCTTAATTCATTCAGGATGGTTGGTACATTTCACGAAACAGTTACACACCATCTGTTTGAAACGCTCAAAACAACGCTTTTACCCAAATGGTTACTGGTCACAGGTGATTTTTTGCCACGGGGCAATGTAGATACAACTGTTGTATTTGAAACATTGGGAGAAAGGCCCGCTGGTGCGGACCTTATTATCAAACCTTTAAGTCCACACTGCAGGGAGATGAACTGA
- a CDS encoding aminotransferase class I/II-fold pyridoxal phosphate-dependent enzyme — MQKTVTPTWFEEHKKPLLDRIKSWRLHPFDQPSDTTGYISCHHNDYLRLSQHPEVIEERVKATTDVGYGVMASVVYGGEHGYHLKLKEAIAKASKVQGPECVLLTTCGWTANVGMMEAIVRPETPVYLDVNAHASLWDGARFSGGKLIPVKHNCAQSMRKMVKVFGPGVIVIDGYYSTHGAVANVSAYADIAEEFKCLLVVDEAHSFGMIGENGGGCAVDEDVQDRVHLRTVSIAKALGGNGGFVVTDPHTAEYLMYRARSVIFSTNVAPPTSAGNWKALDILMREPQRAAHTQRMAAYLRELFNNNGISTGPSACQIVSLMFKGEDPAIDLYGRLKEMGVLFSVFLYPATPKDTSLARFSIFSEITKEEIETVAESTLKCLRDMGVTETQFF, encoded by the coding sequence ATGCAAAAAACAGTTACTCCTACCTGGTTTGAAGAACATAAAAAACCTTTGCTTGATAGAATTAAATCATGGCGGTTGCATCCTTTCGATCAGCCTTCAGATACGACCGGCTATATCTCCTGTCATCATAACGATTACCTGAGACTCTCGCAACATCCTGAAGTCATTGAGGAGAGAGTTAAGGCCACAACTGATGTTGGCTATGGGGTAATGGCATCGGTGGTATATGGTGGTGAGCATGGATACCACCTGAAACTGAAAGAGGCAATCGCAAAAGCCAGTAAAGTTCAGGGGCCTGAGTGTGTTTTGCTGACTACATGTGGCTGGACGGCAAATGTGGGAATGATGGAGGCTATTGTCAGGCCCGAAACCCCTGTGTATCTTGACGTCAATGCTCATGCTTCCCTTTGGGATGGTGCTCGCTTTTCTGGTGGTAAGCTTATTCCTGTAAAGCATAATTGTGCTCAGTCCATGCGCAAAATGGTTAAAGTCTTTGGGCCGGGGGTCATTGTAATCGACGGCTATTACAGTACTCATGGCGCAGTTGCAAACGTAAGCGCCTATGCAGATATCGCAGAAGAATTCAAGTGTTTGCTTGTGGTGGATGAAGCTCACTCATTTGGAATGATTGGGGAAAATGGTGGGGGATGCGCGGTTGATGAAGATGTACAGGATAGAGTGCATCTACGAACTGTTTCCATTGCTAAAGCTTTGGGCGGTAATGGTGGATTTGTAGTCACTGATCCCCACACAGCCGAATACCTTATGTATAGAGCCCGATCGGTAATATTTAGTACTAATGTTGCGCCACCTACTTCTGCCGGGAACTGGAAAGCTCTCGATATTCTCATGAGAGAACCTCAAAGAGCTGCCCATACCCAAAGAATGGCCGCTTACTTAAGAGAGTTGTTCAATAATAACGGCATAAGTACCGGACCAAGTGCTTGTCAGATAGTCTCTTTGATGTTTAAAGGGGAAGACCCTGCCATAGATCTCTACGGAAGACTAAAGGAGATGGGGGTACTGTTTTCAGTATTTCTCTACCCTGCAACGCCAAAAGATACTTCTCTTGCACGCTTTTCCATATTTTCGGAAATTACAAAAGAAGAGATTGAAACTGTTGCAGAATCAACCCTTAAATGTCTCAGAGACATGGGTGTTACAGAAACACAATTCTTCTGA
- a CDS encoding AMP-binding protein, with protein MNSIFNDKLYPRIFFNERWYEPEEVRRQVEDFQRILDNRSSNKTPFVYLFAENNIKTLIAYLAVIRSGRVAVLLDPALRTIEIAELKEDTAPGIIIRIDSSTSEFNTDTEVEFTDLSIEDSQREQLKDVCTVVYTAAEDGYAKGVMLTAENLYYNALASAEASSFSPSSISCVLLPYHHLFALQTGLLAPIVSGASIVVVDISDLRRVKGYLEIIKECNVTHLYSIPVLYYLFSAVPKSADYLKSIKFCVSGGAKLPEAIFNSFLKKTGIPLHEGYGLTEAAPVCSAMRLGDEIKIGRVGRPSLHCEIAILDEQGNKVPVGTEGEVCVKGKNVMKGYYKHPEQTRTTLRDGWLHTGDLGIQDADGFLTLTGLKKRMLNVGGKNVYPAEVERFLKMCPFVENAKVYSGESRIMGDTVTADISLNDKLDNPEEEIRNWCNKNYAAFKIPKQFNFVD; from the coding sequence TTGAACTCTATTTTCAATGATAAGCTATATCCGCGTATCTTTTTCAATGAACGTTGGTACGAACCGGAAGAGGTACGTAGACAGGTAGAGGATTTTCAGCGAATTCTGGATAACAGATCCTCAAACAAAACTCCTTTTGTCTATTTGTTTGCCGAAAATAATATAAAGACCCTCATTGCTTATTTGGCTGTTATTCGTTCGGGCAGAGTAGCCGTTCTACTCGATCCGGCTTTAAGAACAATTGAAATAGCTGAACTGAAAGAAGATACTGCACCTGGAATAATTATTAGAATTGACTCATCGACTTCTGAATTCAATACCGATACCGAGGTTGAGTTTACGGATCTTTCCATAGAAGATAGTCAGCGTGAACAATTAAAAGACGTCTGTACGGTAGTTTATACCGCTGCTGAAGATGGGTATGCAAAAGGGGTAATGCTTACCGCTGAAAACCTCTACTATAATGCACTTGCATCAGCTGAAGCTTCATCTTTTAGCCCTTCGAGTATAAGCTGCGTTCTTTTACCGTATCACCATCTCTTTGCTCTTCAAACAGGCTTATTAGCGCCAATTGTAAGTGGAGCCTCTATTGTGGTGGTGGATATCTCAGATCTTAGACGTGTAAAAGGCTATCTTGAAATAATTAAGGAATGTAATGTAACACATCTTTATTCAATTCCGGTTCTTTATTATCTCTTTAGCGCAGTACCCAAAAGTGCTGATTATTTAAAAAGTATAAAGTTTTGTGTCTCCGGGGGGGCAAAGCTTCCTGAGGCTATCTTTAACTCTTTTCTGAAAAAGACCGGTATACCACTACATGAAGGATATGGTTTAACTGAAGCTGCACCAGTCTGTTCTGCCATGCGTTTGGGAGATGAAATAAAGATTGGGAGAGTAGGGAGGCCATCACTGCACTGTGAGATAGCCATTCTCGATGAGCAAGGTAATAAAGTTCCTGTCGGGACTGAAGGAGAGGTTTGTGTAAAAGGGAAAAACGTAATGAAAGGCTATTACAAACACCCTGAGCAGACCCGTACTACTTTAAGAGACGGTTGGCTCCATACTGGTGATTTGGGAATACAGGATGCTGATGGTTTTCTGACCCTGACTGGTTTAAAAAAGAGAATGCTTAATGTTGGTGGGAAAAATGTGTATCCTGCTGAAGTTGAGCGTTTTTTGAAGATGTGTCCTTTCGTTGAAAATGCGAAAGTCTACAGTGGTGAGTCCAGAATAATGGGTGATACAGTGACTGCTGATATTTCACTTAACGATAAATTGGATAATCCTGAAGAAGAGATACGAAACTGGTGTAATAAAAACTACGCTGCTTTTAAAATTCCTAAACAGTTTAATTTCGTAGATTAA
- a CDS encoding phosphopantetheine-binding protein codes for MDLREKVVGIVKKEIGVDLSSIDPEKSFREQVDIDSMKFVELYAALVDDLQIEIPPDILTADTLDQMFSMIEKAPK; via the coding sequence ATGGACCTTAGGGAAAAGGTTGTTGGAATTGTTAAAAAGGAAATTGGGGTTGATTTAAGTAGTATTGATCCCGAAAAATCCTTCCGCGAACAGGTAGATATTGATTCAATGAAGTTTGTTGAACTGTATGCTGCTCTTGTTGATGACCTGCAGATTGAAATCCCTCCTGATATTCTCACTGCGGATACTCTTGATCAAATGTTTTCAATGATTGAAAAAGCGCCTAAATAA
- a CDS encoding response regulator produces the protein MQTEQILEILKSSVSQVKESNEEIKGFDEHTDLNTSLTDFGFDIVSLAELQRDLEIRLDGRKLHMESLLVPETFNTLSLIDILNHLKTQLATPVKNPIVVYVDDEEENLFIFKRKFNKDLNLKLFNDPKEALQFVSSNPDVAVVITDEVMPGMTGNQLCDAIKKIKPYMKFLLITGNPENDNNLMYKSLRGNRFYDFIQKPVDFDKNRDKYLNIIRNLME, from the coding sequence ATGCAAACAGAACAGATTCTCGAAATATTAAAATCTTCGGTCAGCCAGGTCAAAGAAAGTAATGAGGAGATAAAGGGATTTGATGAGCACACAGATTTAAATACCTCTCTTACCGATTTTGGATTTGACATAGTGTCGCTGGCTGAATTGCAAAGGGATCTTGAAATACGCCTGGACGGTCGTAAACTGCATATGGAAAGTCTTCTTGTTCCAGAAACTTTTAACACACTATCTCTTATAGACATACTTAATCACCTCAAAACACAACTGGCCACTCCTGTTAAAAATCCTATTGTGGTATACGTAGATGATGAAGAGGAAAACTTATTCATTTTTAAACGTAAATTCAACAAAGATCTAAACCTAAAGCTCTTTAATGATCCTAAGGAAGCATTGCAGTTCGTCTCCTCTAATCCAGATGTAGCCGTGGTTATTACCGATGAAGTAATGCCTGGAATGACCGGAAACCAGCTCTGCGATGCCATAAAAAAAATAAAGCCCTATATGAAATTTCTGCTTATTACAGGGAACCCTGAAAATGATAACAACCTGATGTATAAATCACTAAGAGGTAATCGCTTTTATGATTTTATTCAGAAACCCGTTGATTTTGACAAAAATCGGGATAAGTACTTAAATATTATTCGTAACCTTATGGAATAA